The genomic stretch CAATAGGAATCTCAAAATACCAGGGGTCCAAAAGAAACTTGGTATAAATAGGGTTAATCTTATTCATCCACAAGAAAGGCTTAATATGAGAAGCAGTTAAGCACAGACCTCTAAAGAACCAAGAGCAACTAGCAGGTATAGAACTAGACCAGAAATTTATAGAGCCATATTTGTTGTAAAGGATGTCAACCCAGATGGAATCATGCTTGTTAAGATATTTGAACACATTTTTAGCCATCAACGAAATTTTAGAGATACGAAGATTTCGAATAGACAAACCCCCCTCAGCCTTATCCAACATAATATCTGTCCAACTCACTGAATTCATGCCTTTTCTATTGCCACCCTTAGCCCAAAAGAAAGACCTAGCTGCTTTAGAAATGCCATCCAACACAGAGTCAGGGACAGGATACACTGAGAGATAGTATATAGGAGTAGAAAGAATGGAGGAGTTAATGAGAACAGTTTTACCAGCCTTAGAGATTCTAGAATGGTTCCAAAGAGCTATGGAGTTATTGATCTTATCCAGCAAATTCTGAAAAACAGTCAGTGCAAGACGCTTAGGAGAGATCAAAACTCCCAGATATTTGAGAGGAAAAGTCCCAGATTTAATACGAAGGATATTACAGATACTGACCTTAAGCCTGTTATTAAATCTGGAAGGAAAAAAGATTTCAGACTTGAGAGGATTGGCTCGCTGACCAGTAAGATGTTCataaattgaaaaacataaattaatatttcGAGCGACGATGAACTTGTTCAGAAGTTCAAAAACCTGGGACTACAGCATCTGTACAACAAAGGAACTTAGCATGACAAGATCATTCTGGCAacatagaaagaaaaacatttcaTTTATTCAATACACAACACTTATTTGGCACCGATCACGATGTCAAGAATTAAACTTCATCAACATAAAGACACATTCAGATATTTTGTGCAATAAACTTGTTCAGAAAGTTCAAAATGTACCGAGTAATACACAAagaaatataacattttttcaatcaatataCAAACTTAAAGAACTCTATATTATATCCTGGCCTTCAACTATTTGTATAATGATTGATATAATGTATGCAATTTCATCTCTCATAAGCAAACGTGCATGTGAAAGAAGATCAATAAAATATCTAAGCAAGAGAAACAAGTAAACATTATAATATTAAGAACAGAGAAAACAAgcataaattttaaacaaaaatttcgGATAACATGCCAAAACCTATAACATCGCACACTTCAACATAAAGGAAACAACTTACAGAAGACTTGGCACAGATCATTGTGCCATGTCTTCATCCTCTTCCCCCTCCTCATCATCACTCAACTCAAGTTTACTAATCAATTCATCTAAAGGCAAATCATCATCCCCACTAAGCATAGATGCTGTCTCGGATGGCCTGTGATCTTTATTCTTGTAAATAGTCATTTGATCAAGCATTCCTGTTGGATTCTCCTCCAATTCCCTCAAGAACTCTTCATACTCATTATTCCTCTTCTCCTCAGAACCTCTACCTCTAGCACCATCATCCACTTCCATCTGCATCCTCTTCAGCCTCCATTTCCTCTGTTTCCCATGTTTCCTCTGCCGTTTCTCTTCATAACTCTTCTTTATCAGGATTGCATAGGGCAACTCAAATCCCTTGTATTTATCCATCTCCACATCATTGCTATTTGCGGAATAAAGATCATAACCAAGCACAACATCTCCTTCTTTCAATAGATGCCCAAGATGAGTCTTTATATCGAATGTAGTGTCGTTCTGGCCGAAATCAGACATCCTCGCAACCTCAACACGGGCAAGACAATACCTTGAGCCAGAGACAGTAACTTCAGGGGTCTTTTCCTTCACATCAAGCACAATGAATTCCACAAGCTGGCGACTTGAGAGCAGAGCACCGAATGGCGTCCTCCAATATTCATCCGCGTCTAAAAAAGCAGTGCGGAGAGTCTCTGGATCCACAAGCAAGATGCTATTGCTGACCTTAGCACAGATAACAAGGGGGCCGAGATTTCCCAGGCTGTTGGAGACTTTGGGAGGGAGGCATATCAAATCCTCACGGCAGATGGGGCAGATTTCTACGGAGAATGTGTACTTATAGTTGTAGTTGTTGCTCTTTGTATCGTGCGACACGAGCTGTTTGTCGGAGCGTCTCCGGACGGGCACGACGCCGGAGACGAATTCGACGAACTTCATGGCATGGCTACGGTGACCGAAGAAGAAATCAACGCCGGAGGAGGTTTCTTTGATGCGAACGGCGCGTGCGGCGGCACCGTGGCGGAGGATGAGCTGCTCGAGAAAGAAAAAGGTGCGCCGATGGGGGACGTGCTGGCGGAGCTGTACAGCAGCCACCCACTGGTCGGGAGATGCCTGTGCGCGGGAACAAGACTCGCAGAGGCGGTCTTGGACGGTGAACTCGACAAGATGCGATTGTTCGAGGATGGCACCGTGAAGGGCCTCGCGCTGGACACGTAGCTTGACGTGGATTCGCTTGGAATGGGGCTCCGTCCAGACGAACTCGCCATGGACGAGGGCGCACGAGGCGAGATAGGGGTTTGTGGATGCGGCGCAGGCAGAGGGAGAGGGTGCCGGGGACTCGAGCTCAGCCCGGAGCCATGATCGCGGGGGCTGGAGCCATGAGCTGCACTCCGGGCAATGAACGATGGCGGCGTGGCGAGGAAGACCTTCGGTGATGTCGACGCGCGATCGGAGACAGCGCGCGCACATGTTGGCCGGGTTTGGCTCCATGGGCACGCCACAGATGCAACAGAGCACGGTCCCTAGGGTTTGAGGAGGGACGAACATCCCCGAAGACGCCATGTCCATGTCCATGGATCGCAAGGAGAAAGACGAGGGGTTTGAGGGAGAGAGACGATAAATTAGGGTTGGCAATGGCGGCAGACTAATCACTGCGTGGTAGGTATATATACGTTTTTTAATCGGGTCGGATCTAATTCAGCTTCTTCTCATATCCCATACCCGAACCCGTTATAaagttgtcttttattttttttgtctttatggGATATATTTTTACTAACTATCTATAAATTTGACCCTTTAACCATAAatcacatattatttttttttaaatttatttttatgcaatcatataaaaatattttgtaaagtTGCCCACTTTTACAAGGGCCTATatcaagaaattaaatttcatcACTGAATTTACATCAATTAGAAATGTCAGTATATGTGCAtagaataagagaaaaaaataatatttggtcaAAGAATTTTTCAGTTCAAGATCTTTGCATCCTGTGACATctctatatttcaaaaaaatagtttCTCAATTGCTGATAGAAAGCAAGCATGAACTTCTGCAACCTGGCAAAAAAATATCAATGGAAATATTAAATGTCATAGAGATAATATGAATTGCTTAAACTTTTTTTGGTCTTACATTCTGAAATGCTTTTCAAATTTAGATTACCTCAACTTTTTGTAGGTTTTTGGATTTCGTCTAACTTGAATTGGTTTTCCAACTACAATGTGTATTGGTGTACGATACGGAATGGGAGATCTATACAAATTTAagcacaattaaaaaaaaaaacaacacatcaaatttaaaattaagaaatcttTCTGTTATTAAGAGAAGTACCCAAATGCTCCCCAGAATACTAAAGGTGCAAACCGGAGAGTTCTAGCAATATGATGATATAATTTTCCTTTCGGTTTCCACCATCTATAAATATTTCTctgaaacaaaaaggaaaactaACAGAAAAGGTTCCAaaatataataccaaataaCAATCAGAACTATAAATCATCAAACCTGgccaaaacaaaacacaggAACTAAAGGACTGCCAGTTTCAATAGCAACTTGAACAAATCCATGCCTCTGCTTCAGAAATGCAACCTAGAACCAAAACAAGAACACATGaagttccatatatatatatatatatatcacataatCACCAATTCCACAAACCTCAAACTCATGGTTCATATACATAACTTCATGAACTCCACCAGGAATAATAATACAACTATGTCCAGTTTCCAAATATTTAACGAAATTCTCCTTTGTAGCTGATATGAGACCAGACCAAGTAGCTATTTGTCTAAGGAATGGAGTGTAGAACACCTGAATGAAACTTAAACACATTGTAAAAGATTCAGAGATCTATGATATAAGTTAATGAGAATTGAAAATAATAAGTGATGTTAAAGCTTACGGCACTGCTAACAAGGCCTTTAGTCTTAGCAAGAGGCATCAAGCCAGTGATGCTTAAAAGAGATAGAGAGCCAAGAGGAAACACTGAATGTGGCTCAAGAGCTAACACTGCAGAAAgagagagaattaaaaaaaaagtttatttttcaaataaattgataCTTATCATATACACTGAAAAATGCATTAGGTTATATACCATAAGATTTATTTGGATTGAAAgcttttgtttcttcaatatgCAGAGTCATGGGGAAATAACCAGGCACATATCTGCCTACATATCTGTCTAACAAAAGATTGACAAACTTAAGCTTAAACTGACCATAAAACTGGTAAAAAGGATGAAAAAGAGTGTAAGAGTGTCACCTGGCAAATGCCTGGCCAAGCTTGCTATTTTCATTCAATGGAATGGCCATGAGAACAAGAAGAAGTCCTACAAtccttttcattcatttaaagaaaatcataagtcagtgcaaataaaaacaaatagtttcttcaaaaaaatttaaaaaaaataataagaacagATAGTTAACTAAATAAAAGCATCGATTATAGAAGTTATATttcaaaaagtatatatatatatatatatataagattacaGGAGTGCTGCATGGGTGGAgctggagaagaagaggaaagaagaaagCAGGAGAAGGAGAATGTTTAGATGAATGGCAGCGAGCCAGATGAGCATGGCTATGAAGCAGTGAGCTATGGAGTGGCATCTTGTTCGAATCACCATTGGCTCAGAGCTTGACCCTTCTTCCTTCTCTGCTTTCATTCTATCCTAACTAGTTTTGAGGTACAATGGAgtgtttttgttatttctaAGGATATATGGGGGGCGTTTGATATCTGaatactaatttaaaattatgggATGAGAGTGTCTTTAGAcgaaaatttatttctttacttatttattttttaaataataaaatgattctATATTTGGAAGAGAAAATATGCTGAGTTATCATGGGAATGTGCTTATCTCATGCTTATTTTGTGTGAATATTATCTAGGAAAGCATTTGATGCAGTGTTAAGCATGCTGGCCGGAGATTACGTGAAATGCAGTCTGCGTGAGCTTTAAATACTTGAAATTCTGGGAAAGCTTTCGATCCTTAACTTCACTAGTAAATGACAGCAACCATATGatcaaagaataaaattaaaaattaatgctATTAATAAAACTCAACAAAGGGGTGGTGGCGCAGTTGGCTAGCGCGTAGGTCTCATAGCTTCTGAGTTATCCTGAGGTCGAGAGTTCGAGCCTCTCTCACCCCAAATTTtgaacatttttaattttttttcacattaagTTCCGGTATCAACTAGTAATGATTACGTTACGCGATAACCTTCTTCCCTTAAGTGCATGGCAGATGTCACTGATGTGGTGTCATCTCCGTATGTCATTTACAATTGGGATAATTGATAATTAAGTCTAAAATTTTTTTGGCAATGGACACATGAATACAAGGGCGTTTCTATGTTGTGTCACTTATATCATTTTGCTACTGTACAacgaaatgaaataaaatcaccTTAATTACGGGAAAGAAGATTCATGTTTATGTGATATCATTTTagatatgatattattttagttatatataataacaaatcatTAGTCCCAATTATTTAGAATtagttacatatatttttattttttattaaaaattttaacattagaTAAACTAATAAATTCTATGTgatatcattttaattatatacaataACAAATCATTAGTCCAAATTACTCAGAATTAATTatatctctttttattttattttttattaaaaattaaaagattagaTAAACTAAGTTAAGGTACActattacataaaatttttattaaatactacttaaaaaaatctttttttttattatttagaatttaGTTACATctgtctttattttttattaaagattaaaaaattagaaccttcacaaaaaaaaattgtaagagCGATGGGAGGTTCGCTTCACGATGATCTTCTCGGTGGTGGAGGTCGTGACAGCGGTCGACAAGGTAGAGCTGGAGGTAGTAGAGGAGGTTGGACTCGCCGTAACTACAACCAAAACCGGCAACAGGACTCCAGTCAGTCTTCGGGATCCAGGCTCCCTCCTTCCCATCGCAGCCTACTTCGGGAGGGCACCTCAGCCCGCTAAAGGCGGTGAGCCCTCACAGATGCACAAAGTATCGTCGGAGGAGATTCGGAAGACTTGGATCATCCACACGAGGATCCCTAATGCTTTGGTTGAGGAAGCCGTTAGACCGCGTAGATCCAGTCGAAGTCCGACCTCAGTTGGCCAAAGTAACCCGCTCTCGCCTCCTCAGGGTTTTCTTCCAATTACTGGCTCTAAGAGACCCCGTTCATCTCCGACCTGCAACCACTGCCTCCGTTCTTCTCATAAAACTTCTGAATGCCGTCATCGATTAACTTGCAAGCGGTGTGGGGGAGCTGGGCACCTGGCGGCCAACTGTAGAGTAGAACTCCAAGCTTCTCCGAGACACCGTCGTGTCCGGCCTAAGGCCAAGTCAGGGCCATCACATTCTGCTACTTCGCTGGATGAGGTTCAGAAGACAGTGGATGATCTTCCTTCAAAACCCAAGTGGCAACGATCCCAGATCTCCATCTCTCTAACTCAAGAAACCTCTAAACTTAGGAAAGACTTGGCCAAGATAATTGTGCTGGATATTATCTCGGGTCAGACAAGCGAAGATATCTTACAGGAGTTCCTCCCCGGCGCTCTGAACACTCCCAGAGTGGATGCTGTCTACGACTTCAAAGGAAATTCCTATCTCGCCACCCTTTGCAGTGAAGAGGAAGCCATTAAAGCTAGCAAGATCGGTGAACTAAGTCTCCCTTCGAAGTTAGGTCCGTGTGTCATTTCCATCAAGCCTTGGTCGCCGGAAATTGGATCCGTGGGCTCGGCGTCGGGGAATGCTCAGGTCCTTCTTATCTGGAATCTCCCCCTCCACGCATGGACGTGGTCGGTGCTTGTAGACATCCTCAGACCGATAGGCGACTTGGTAGCCATTCCGCAGCCGAGTAAACCTCACAAATCTTTCGTTTCGGTCCTCGTCCGCTGCCGGCCAAGGGTGGTGCTTCCCCACGAGTTCATTCTGAGCTTTGGCATGCGAAAATTCATCGTGTTGATCACCGATAACCGCCTTCCTTTTCCGACATTCAGACGTGATCTTGATAAGTATGTTGTGATTTCTCCTCGGCATGAAGACCCCTCGGTCGCCAATCTCCATTCGACCACGGATGCTGGCCGAGAGATCAAAGGTAAGGAAGTGGTGAAGGCGGGAGACGAAGATCTGGCTAACAAATCGGAAGCCAAGAGAGACCGGGATTCCCAGCAACATCGGCGGGTGTGGAAGCCTCGTCCCCAGCCGAACTCGACCCGTCCGGTGAGCTCCGCTCCCGTGGTTCCTACGTGCCCTTCTAAATTTACCCGGCCGGTGAGTGTGACTCCCGGGGTATCAATAACTCTCCCTGAGACCCGTCCGGCGAGCCCAGCTCCCGGGGTCGATGAGAACCGGCTAACCAGAAAAGATGGCCAACGTTCGGCGTCTCGTCGGACCGTTGGTCCTGAGCCTTTGAATCAGGGTATTACCCGCCAGTCGCTCACGTTGCATGCGTCACACGAACCCCCAGATCAAGGAAGTGCTGTCGACCATGCATTGGTCGATGTTGAGGGGTGTGTTGTCGACCATGCATTGGTCGATGTTGAGGGGTGTGCTGTCGACCATGCATTGGTCAAGGTTTTTATTCCCTCTGATGACCGCTCGCATGCGACCATGTTGGAAAGGGTGGAGATAATTCCAAGTGGCAACGTGCAAGGAGATCACGTGTGTTCCCCTTTGACTTCTTCTCAGCTGGATGTCCAAAGTGGTCCGCCACCTTGCAAGCTTAACACGCCCAATCCTGTGTCCACTGAGCAATTCACTTTGGGCTCTGCTTCTAACCTCGTGGATCTTGGGCCTCCCTTGCTTGGCCCATCTTCAGCTTTTAAGAAAACTGATGGCTTGGACCCTGCTAACGATTTTCCTGGGCCTATTTCTGAGGCCCAACAGGAAAACAAAAACTCAAACTCAACCAGCAATGTCCAAGGACAGCCCCCTCATGGTGAATTTGCTCTAGAATTTGATCCCTTTTGTAATCCTGATTATCCACCTCCGAACCTTCCTCTCCCACCAGATTTTAGCTGGATTTTTAACCATGGTTTTTGGTCTTTGGTTCCCATCAAATTTTCCAAGGAGATCACAACTCGCTTCTTGGAAAGGGATGATTCTTCTATGACCGAGAACATGGCACAAGGGAATGCTGATATCCCTGCAGATGTTTCTCTTCAGGACCCTGTTGTCCAGATATCCGAGGGGTCTGGTCAGGAGGGCGATAGCCTAAATTGTTCAGAGATGGAAGACTCAGAATCTGACTTTGAAGTTAAAGTCAGGCGACTACTACACTCTGGACAAACGGAGGACCCTACCCAAGGGACAAGAAGGAGCGAGAGACGGAAGAAACCATCCTCAAGATGGAATGAGGAAGCTGGTTTCCTACCACAACCACCCAGATCTTCCAAAAAGAAGGGGAACTCCAGTACAACACCAGAAGGTACAATCCCGAATCCCCTTCTCTTTAATGATTGGAATGATTTGCAACTCATCAACTATTGCAATGCTTGTGgtatttcttttgattctttGCATCATAGAGATAACTGTTTGTCACACTTACGCATGCTAGAATCAACTAGAATGACTTCTTCAAACTCAGGAGTGGGAACCTCAACTGTAGGTTCCACTTCAGGCCCTACATAGTTTCCCAATGAACATTATTAGTTGGAATGTTAGGGGATTGGGAAGGCCCTCCAAACGCTTCCTAGTCAAAGACTTTCTACACCTTCACCATGCAGATATCTGTTGTTTACAGGAATCCAAACTTTGCTCAATTGATTCAATAACTTGGAGAGCCATTGGTGGCACCAAACTTGATCAATTCCTCTTTACCCCAGCCCTTGGTTCCGCTGGTGGTATGATCATTGGGTGGAATAGTTGTTTACTTGAGGGTCAGTTGCTCTTTCAGGGGGCCTACTGTCTCTCTGTTAAACTTAGGTTCAAATCTAATGATGTTAGCTGGGTGTGCACCTCGGTCTATGGTCCAAATGCTAGACACCTGAAATCTGATTTTTGGAATGAAATTAGACTCTGTCTCCCAGGGGTTGGAGTTCCATGGGTCATTTGTGGTGATTTCAACTCTATTTTCGCTATTGAGGACAAATCCACTGGTTGCCCTAACAGTGATGACATTAGGCAGGCGCAGCTTTTAATTAGGGATCTGAGTTTATTTGAACCCCCCTGTTTTGGGAAAAGGTTTACATGGACCAATGGTCAAGTAAATCCAATCTGGGTAAAGCTAGACCGCTTCTTAGTCAACCTTGATTGGAACGCTCTCTTTCCCAAAACCATTCAAAACTGCCTTCCCAGGCTCGGATCCGATCATGTCCCTATCAGATTAGAGTCTGGTAATCATCCCTCCATTCAGCGCCCATTCCATTTTGAGCGAACCTGGTGCTCGGTGGATCATTTTCCTGATCTAATCAGGGAGTGGTGGAATACCAATCTATTTCAAGGATGTGGGGCTTATGTCATAGCTAAAAAAATTGCTAAGACTAGAATTTGTATTCGGCAGTGGGCTAAGACGGACTTTGGCTCGATCAAACTCAAAAAACTGGCTTTAATGCATGAGATCGACCTCCTTGATAATTTC from Dioscorea cayenensis subsp. rotundata cultivar TDr96_F1 unplaced genomic scaffold, TDr96_F1_v2_PseudoChromosome.rev07_lg8_w22 25.fasta BLBR01000577.1, whole genome shotgun sequence encodes the following:
- the LOC120254691 gene encoding 60S ribosomal export protein NMD3-like, which produces MDMDMASSGMFVPPQTLGTVLCCICGVPMEPNPANMCARCLRSRVDITEGLPRHAAIVHCPECSSWLQPPRSWLRAELESPAPSPSACAASTNPYLASCALVHGEFVWTEPHSKRIHVKLRVQREALHGAILEQSHLVEFTVQDRLCESCSRAQASPDQWVAAVQLRQHVPHRRTFFFLEQLILRHGAAARAVRIKETSSGVDFFFGHRSHAMKFVEFVSGVVPVRRRSDKQLVSHDTKSNNYNYKYTFSVEICPICREDLICLPPKVSNSLGNLGPLVICAKVSNSILLVDPETLRTAFLDADEYWRTPFGALLSSRQLVEFIVLDVKEKTPEVTVSGSRYCLARVEVARMSDFGQNDTTFDIKTHLGHLLKEGDVVLGYDLYSANSNDVEMDKYKGFELPYAILIKKSYEEKRQRKHGKQRKWRLKRMQMEVDDGARGRGSEEKRNNEYEEFLRELEENPTGMLDQMTIYKNKDHRPSETASMLSGDDDLPLDELISKLELSDDEEGEEDEDMAQ
- the LOC120254690 gene encoding diacylglycerol O-acyltransferase 2D-like codes for the protein MKAEKEEGSSSEPMVIRTRCHSIAHCFIAMLIWLAAIHLNILLLLLSSFLFFSSSTHAALLIVGLLLVLMAIPLNENSKLGQAFARYVGRYVPGYFPMTLHIEETKAFNPNKSYVLALEPHSVFPLGSLSLLSITGLMPLAKTKGLVSSAVFYTPFLRQIATWSGLISATKENFVKYLETGHSCIIIPGGVHEVMYMNHEFEVAFLKQRHGFVQVAIETGSPLVPVFCFGQRNIYRWWKPKGKLYHHIARTLRFAPLVFWGAFGSPIPYRTPIHIVVGKPIQVRRNPKTYKKLRLQKFMLAFYQQLRNYFFEI